TCTGGCTTTTGGGCGGTCAAGCGAAATCACGCGCCGAGCTGGCGCAGATACTTCATGGCTTTCTTGGCAGAGCTGGAATTGGCGGCAAAGGTCAGCAAGGCATTGAGCTCCGAGCGCGCCAGCTCGGTTTCGCCGGCCTTGAGGTAGGCGATGCCGATCATCAGTTGCGCATCGTTGGCCTTGTTGGTTTCGCCGCCGGCCAGGACTTTTTGAAACTCGGCGATGGCCTGGTAGTAGTTGCCCTGGGCGAAGTAGGCCTCGCCGATCCAGTACTGGCAGTTGTCGGCCAGCTCCCCGCCGCTGCCGCGCGCGATCAGCTCGCGGAATTTGCGGATGGCGCGGTTGTAGTTGCGCACGTAGTAATCATCCAGCGCGTCCTGATAGTAGGCGCCATATTCCGAATTGTAGGCGCGGGAATCATCGACAATGGTCGCGGGCAGTGACGGCGAAGGCGCGTTGCTGGCGATTTGCTGAGTTTGCGAGGCGGCTTCCAGCGCGGTGATCTGATTGTTGACGTTCTTCAGCTCGCTGCGCAGACTGTCGATCGTGCGATCCTTGCTGGAGGAGATCGCGGTCAGTTCATCCACTTGCGCGCGCATGCTGTTGAACAGCTCGGGGGTGAGGAAGCCTTCGGCGGAGTTTGCGGTGTTGCCGCCCGCCGCCGGCGCGTCGGTGAACATGCCGCTCGCGGTTTCCGGTTGCGCCGAATCCATGCCGCTGCTGTCCTGGCTCTCCAGCATGTCCAGCCGGGTCATAACATCGCTCGGATCCGTCACGTCCTCCTCGGCGGCGAATGCTTCTTCCGACTGTCCCAACTCGTCGGTCTGCGTCATGCTTTCGGTATCGTCGCCGAATTCGTCTTCGAAGCCGACATTCTGCATGCGGCCGCTGCACACCACGAACAGGCCGATGACGACCAGCAGCAGCGAAAACAGCGAGGTTCTGAAGATCTTTTGTGTCTGCGTCATGATGGTGTACTCCGTGAAACGAGTGCAAAATCCAAGATGCGGTGCCTGCTCATCATCCCAAACGTCCTGTAATGACCTCAGTCACGCGATCGTCTGTTGGTGGGAAACCGGATTGCCGGCCTCCGCCAAAAGCTCCTGGGCGCTTTTCAGGTGTGTGGCGGTGATCTTCTCCCCTCCCAGCAAACTGGCGATGGCCCGGACGCGCTCCGGGGCAGCCAGCCGCCGGACACTGGTCTGCGTGCGGCCGTTCCCGACTTTCTTCTCCACCAGAAAGTGATGCGAACCTGTACTGGCAATCTGGGGCAAATGCGTGATGCACAAAATCTGATGGGACTGTGCCAGCTTTTGCAGCCGCCGGCCCACCGCCTGCGCCACCCTGCCGGAGACGCCACTGTCGATTTCGTCGAAGATCAAAATCGGGATGTCATCCCGCTCTGCCAGGATCGATTTCAATGCCAGCATGATGCGGGAAATTTCGCCGCCGGAGGCCACTTTGGCGAGGGGTGCGGGTGGCTGGCCGGGATTGGTGGAGATGTCGAATTCCACCACATCAATGCCCTCCCGCGTGGCGCGCACACGCTGCTGCTCCACCGTCACGAAGCCGTCGGCATGCGGCTGGTATGCAAAGCGCACCACAAATCTGGCGGACGGCAGCCCCAACTCTTTCAGGACTTCGGGAACGGCGCGCTCCAACTGCCGGCCGGCCTGCCTTCTTTTTTCGGAGAGTTGCAGGCAAAGCGCGGCGCACACGCGCTCGGCTGCCTGCCGGCGCTCTGCCAGCCCGGCCAGGGTGGTGTCAAAGTTTTCGACTTCCGAGAGCGAACGTTCCAGTTTTTCGAGATGCGCCACCACTTCTGCGAGCGAGCCGCCGTATTTGCGCTTCAGGCGCTGCAAATCGGCCAGGCGCTGCCGGGCCTGTTCCAGACGAACCGCATCGAACTCAATGCGCGCCTGATAGCTTTGCATTTCTGCCGCGGTTTCGCGGATGGTGAGCGCGGCAGTCTGGAAATCGGCGAGCAGGCGGGCCAGGCTGGCATCGATCGCCGTCAGGTCGGCGAGTGCGCTGGTGGCGGCATGCAGTTGCACCTGCACGGCATGCTCGCTTTCGGCGAGCACCGCGACGAGGCGTGCGGCAAGCTCGGCGCGCTGTTCCGCGTGCCCCAGCAGCTTGATTTCCGC
The window above is part of the candidate division KSB1 bacterium genome. Proteins encoded here:
- a CDS encoding tetratricopeptide repeat protein, yielding MTQTQKIFRTSLFSLLLVVIGLFVVCSGRMQNVGFEDEFGDDTESMTQTDELGQSEEAFAAEEDVTDPSDVMTRLDMLESQDSSGMDSAQPETASGMFTDAPAAGGNTANSAEGFLTPELFNSMRAQVDELTAISSSKDRTIDSLRSELKNVNNQITALEAASQTQQIASNAPSPSLPATIVDDSRAYNSEYGAYYQDALDDYYVRNYNRAIRKFRELIARGSGGELADNCQYWIGEAYFAQGNYYQAIAEFQKVLAGGETNKANDAQLMIGIAYLKAGETELARSELNALLTFAANSSSAKKAMKYLRQLGA
- the recN gene encoding DNA repair protein RecN, which translates into the protein MLHKLSLSNYALADRLELELGDGLNIFTGETGAGKSILIGAIAALLGEKAAFNPQRDAETKAVIEGLFVNCTQPQILALLRQHEIEIAPDHSLLVRREFHPTGRSRVFVNDTPVAATVLEELADLLADLHGQHEHQSLLRPKTHLRFLDSFAGLDELCEQVARAWEEARTLRAQYQDLLSRQQEITARAEIERFQLQEIKQINPQPGEEEKLEAEIKLLGHAEQRAELAARLVAVLAESEHAVQVQLHAATSALADLTAIDASLARLLADFQTAALTIRETAAEMQSYQARIEFDAVRLEQARQRLADLQRLKRKYGGSLAEVVAHLEKLERSLSEVENFDTTLAGLAERRQAAERVCAALCLQLSEKRRQAGRQLERAVPEVLKELGLPSARFVVRFAYQPHADGFVTVEQQRVRATREGIDVVEFDISTNPGQPPAPLAKVASGGEISRIMLALKSILAERDDIPILIFDEIDSGVSGRVAQAVGRRLQKLAQSHQILCITHLPQIASTGSHHFLVEKKVGNGRTQTSVRRLAAPERVRAIASLLGGEKITATHLKSAQELLAEAGNPVSHQQTIA